The genomic window GCCGACCCAGTATTCATAAAAAATTGGATACACTCCCAACAGTTGCTGACTTTTGGCCGGATGCAGAACCTGTAAATTACATCAGTAGTTCAAAACCAAATTACTCTGCCAGCCCTAAACAAGGAACAATATTATCGGTAGAGAATTTATGTGTCAAATTTTATCCCAAAGTTCCTTTTTGGAAGCCAAAGCCGGATCCGTTTCAAGCGCTGAATAAAGTTAATTTTAATGTTTCTCATGGAACTACGTTGGGTATTGTTGGGGAATCCGGTTGCGGAAAAACAACCTTAGTAAGAACTATTTTAGGATTGCAACCAAGTGTAAGTGGAAAAATCAGATTTGAAGATATTGACATTAGCCATTTGACGGAAAATAGCTGGAAGCCATACCGTAAACGCATACAGTTGGTTTTTCAAGATCCTTATTCAGCATTAAATCCCAGAATAACGATTGGCAGTGCTATTTCGGAGGTTTTAAGAGTACATAAAATTGTTTCTCCCAAAGAGGTTTTTACTGAGGCTATTCAGCTTTTAAGCTTAGTAGGTTTGCCGGATAGTTTTTATTATCGGTTTCCGCACCAGCTATCCGGCGGGCAACGGCAGCGAGTTGTTATTGCACGGGCATTAGCGACCCGCCCAGAACTCTTAATCTGTGATGAAGCTGTATCTGCATTAGATGTTTCGGTTCAAGCACAAATCATAAACTTAATCAAGCAGTTACAAAATATGCTTGGTGTTACTTGTTTGTTTATCAGCCATGATTTAGCCGTAATTCGGCAGTTGTGTGAGTATGTGCTCGTGATGGATAAGGGAATTATTGTGGAAACAGGAACTACCGAAGCTGTTTTGACGAACCCTAAGCATGAAAAAACGCAACAGTTAATTACTGCTGCGTTTGAATAGTGGGTGGGCCTGCCAGGACTTGAACCTGGGACCAACGGATTATGAGTCCGCTGCTCTAACCGACTGAGCTACAAGCCCTTATCTACACGAAGTAAATTTTATCCGGCGCAAAGGTACGAAACTTTATATTCGATAGCCAATTTTTTTAAAAAAATTTATTTTACGCGCTCCATATATTCTCCGGTGCGGGTGTCTATCCGAATCTTTTCACCAGTATCTATAAATAACGGTACGTTTACCGTAGCTCCGGTTTCTACAGTAGCTGCTTTCAGTACATTATTCACGGTATCTCCTTTTATGGCCGGCTCAGTATAGGTAATCTCAAGTTCAACAAAAAAAGGAATCTCTGCAATCACCGGTACATCTTCTTCAAAGGCCACATTAACGTCCATACCTTCTTTTAGAAATTTACCTCCATTACCGAATAACTTTTCACCAACATAAATTTGCTCTCCGGAATCCACGTCCATACAAACCAAATTAGTGTCATCACGGTAAATGTACTGTAATTTTCTAAAGTCTAATTTTACGAGTGTAATCTCTTCTCCGGAACGAAATCTGTTTTCGATGATTTTACCTGTTTTAACAGAGCGCATCTTTACTTGATAAAATGCCCTTAGATTACCGGGTGTGCGATGAATATATTCTTCTATTACAACGAGTTCATTATTAAAGCGGAGGAATGCACCATTTCGTAAATCGGAAGTTGTTGCCATAAGTTGGTTTTCGAGCGCGAAATTATGCTTTTGTTAATTACGTTTTAT from Bacteroidia bacterium includes these protein-coding regions:
- a CDS encoding ABC transporter ATP-binding protein is translated as MSETQRILQTCNLNIGFGNQEVVKDLSFDVWAGQTTALVGESGSGKSVTALAIMGLLSGAKIAAEKMLFPSTQFGEINLAAVTPPKMQQLRGKEIGMVFQDPLSSLNPLIRIGEQVTEHIVQHLKVSQSIANQRCIEIFEAVQLPRITQIIRSYPHELSGGQKQRIMLAIALACNPKLLICDEPTTALDVSVQHALLHLLRDLQEKRNIGIIFISHDLGLVRAFGGDVVVLYRGKCIEKGNTKAVFSNPKHPYTQALLACRPSIHKKLDTLPTVADFWPDAEPVNYISSSKPNYSASPKQGTILSVENLCVKFYPKVPFWKPKPDPFQALNKVNFNVSHGTTLGIVGESGCGKTTLVRTILGLQPSVSGKIRFEDIDISHLTENSWKPYRKRIQLVFQDPYSALNPRITIGSAISEVLRVHKIVSPKEVFTEAIQLLSLVGLPDSFYYRFPHQLSGGQRQRVVIARALATRPELLICDEAVSALDVSVQAQIINLIKQLQNMLGVTCLFISHDLAVIRQLCEYVLVMDKGIIVETGTTEAVLTNPKHEKTQQLITAAFE
- the efp gene encoding elongation factor P — its product is MATTSDLRNGAFLRFNNELVVIEEYIHRTPGNLRAFYQVKMRSVKTGKIIENRFRSGEEITLVKLDFRKLQYIYRDDTNLVCMDVDSGEQIYVGEKLFGNGGKFLKEGMDVNVAFEEDVPVIAEIPFFVELEITYTEPAIKGDTVNNVLKAATVETGATVNVPLFIDTGEKIRIDTRTGEYMERVK